A window of the Brumimicrobium sp. genome harbors these coding sequences:
- a CDS encoding (Fe-S)-binding protein has product MSELLKVPTMAEMTAQGEVPEILFWVGCSGSFDDRAKKITKAIVKILNKCNVKFAVLGAEESCTGDPAKRAGNEFLFQMQAMQNISVLNGYEIKKIVTGCPHCFNTIKNEYPELGGNYDIVHHTQLIQSLIDEGKLKVEGGESFKGRRITYHDPCYLGRANNIYEAPRELLQKLDAELVEMRNCRNRSTCCGAGGAQMFKEEEKGTRKVNDKRVEEIEEVKANIVATACPFCNTMLTDGVKNKNLDGKLEVIDIAELIASAADL; this is encoded by the coding sequence ATGAGCGAATTACTAAAAGTGCCTACAATGGCTGAGATGACTGCGCAAGGTGAAGTTCCTGAAATTCTATTTTGGGTAGGTTGTTCTGGTAGTTTTGATGATAGGGCAAAGAAAATCACAAAAGCAATCGTTAAGATTCTAAATAAATGTAACGTTAAATTTGCTGTATTGGGAGCAGAAGAATCATGTACCGGTGACCCTGCAAAACGTGCTGGAAATGAGTTTTTATTCCAAATGCAGGCAATGCAAAACATCAGCGTATTAAATGGCTATGAGATTAAAAAAATTGTTACAGGTTGCCCTCACTGCTTTAATACGATTAAAAATGAATATCCTGAGTTAGGTGGTAATTATGATATTGTACACCATACACAATTAATTCAATCTTTAATTGACGAAGGAAAACTAAAAGTAGAAGGAGGAGAATCCTTTAAAGGAAGAAGAATTACATACCACGATCCTTGTTATTTAGGTCGTGCCAACAATATCTATGAAGCGCCAAGAGAACTTCTTCAAAAATTAGACGCTGAACTTGTGGAAATGAGAAACTGTAGAAATCGTTCTACTTGTTGTGGAGCAGGAGGAGCTCAGATGTTTAAAGAAGAAGAAAAAGGTACTAGAAAAGTAAATGACAAGCGAGTTGAGGAGATTGAAGAAGTAAAAGCTAATATTGTAGCTACAGCTTGTCCTTTCTGCAATACCATGTTAACAGACGGAGTTAAAAATAAGAACTTAGACGGTAAATTAGAGGTGATTGATATTGCAGAATTAATAGCTTCTGCTGCTGATTTATAG